The following proteins are encoded in a genomic region of Gossypium hirsutum isolate 1008001.06 chromosome D05, Gossypium_hirsutum_v2.1, whole genome shotgun sequence:
- the LOC107914140 gene encoding probable methyltransferase PMT24, giving the protein MATGKYSRVDGRKSSSYCSLATIVVFVIFCLVGIWMFMSSSIVPVKNSEFLSVETGNEVKQTLSRSDSKQFDDTSGDLSGAETREDGSGLSSKELGITNEDNSLDNLVVESNNEEKESQDSAEKNQEENHANESSDEKTESESGQKMVDEDDGKDRETNSRDRESNIETGEAENEGGEMKNKLHTESEESSDENGSESAESGKNYGVDGTADKLKHVGKEANLTEEKNGKNQDEHLELSADHNIVESKENNQASNEILPAGAQSEILTETTTQNGAWSTQAVESQNEKKSQQSSTSSKNNDHHWKLCKSTAGPDYIPCLDNWQVIRKLPSTLHYEHRERHCPDEAPTCLVPLPEGYKRSVKWPKSRDKIWYYNVPHTKLAEVKGHQNWVKVTGEYLTFPGGGTQFVNGALHYIDFIQESVPEIAWGKRTRVVLDVGCGVASFGGYLFERNVLAMSFAPKDEHEAQVQFALERGIPAILNVMGTKRLPFPGSVFDLVHCARCRVPWHVEGGKLLLELNRVLRPGGYFVWSATPVYRKGPEDVGIWQEMSRLTKSMCWELVVVKKDKLNNVGAAIYRKPTSNDCYNKRSRNAPPLCEESDDPNAAWDVPLQACMHKVPVDSTKRGSLWPAQWPERLEKPPYWLNSQVGVYGKAAQSDLTADYSHWKKVVSQSYLSGMGIDWSSVRNVIDMKAVYGGFAAALKDLKVWVMNVVPIDSPDTLPIIYERGLFGMYHDWCESFNTYPRTYDVVHADHLFSSIKKRCKLVAVIAEVDRILRPEGKLILRDNLETISEVESMAKSLQWEIRMIYSKGNEGLLCVHKTFWRPTEEPIKFAIV; this is encoded by the exons ATGGCTACCGGAAAGTATTCCAGAGTAGATGGGAGGAAGTCATCGAGTTACTGTTCGTTAGCTACTATAGTTGTGTTTGTTATTTTTTGTTTAGTTGGGATTTGGATGTTCATGTCTTCATCAATTGTTCCAGTTAAGAATTCAGAATTTTTATCTGTGGAGACCGGAAATGAGGTGAAACAAACATTGTCAAGAAGTGATTCTAAGCAATTTGATGATACCTCAGGTGATCTATCCGGGGCTGAAACAAGAGAAGATGGCAGTGGTCTGTCTAGTAAAGAATTGGGGATCACTAATGAGGATAATTCGTTGGACAACCTAGTGGTTGAGAGTAATAATGAGGAAAAGGAGTCTCAGGATTCAGCTGAGAAAAACCAGGAAGAAAATCATGCAAACGAGAGTTCTGATGAGAAAACCGAGTCAGAAAGTGGACAAAAAATGGTGGATGAAGATGATGGGAAAGATAGGGAGACAAATTCAAGAGACAGAGAATCAAATATAGAGACTGGAGAAGCAGAGAATGAAGGTGGTGAAATGAAAAACAAGTTGCACACTGAATCAGAGGAGAGCTCAGATGAAAACGGATCTGAGTCCGCTGAGAGCGGGAAGAACTATGGGGTAGATGGAACTGCAGATAAATTAAAACATGTTGGCAAAGAGGCAAATTTGACCGAGGAGAAGAATGGTAAAAATCAAGATGAACATTTGGAACTAAGTGCTGATCACAATATTGTGGAAAGCAAGGAAAACAATCAAGCTTCAAATGAGATTCTCCCTGCTGGTGCTCAGTCAGAAATTTTGACTGAAACTACTACTCAAAATGGAGCTTGGTCTACTCAAGCAGTAGAATCCCAGAATGAGAAGAAATCACAACAGTCTTCTACATCCAGTAAAAATAATGATCACCATTGGAAACTCTGTAAGTCAACTGCTGGGCCAGACTACATACCTTGCCTAGACAATTGGCAAGTTATCAGAAAGCTTCCAAGCACATTGCACTATGAACATCGTGAGAGACACTGTCCTGATGAAGCTCCTACATGTCTTGTCCCTCTGCCTGAAGGATACAAGCGCTCGGTAAAGTGGCCTAAGAGTAGAGATAAA ATATGGTACTACAATGTCCCCCACACCAAGCTTGCAGAGGTTAAGGGGCATCAAAATTGGGTTAAGGTTACTGGTGAATACCTTACCTTTCCTGGTGGTGGAACTCAGTTTGTGAATGGTGCTCTTCATTATATCGATTTTATTCAAGAG TCTGTTCCTGAAATTGCTTGGGGAAAAAGAACCCGTGTTGTATTGGATGTTGGGTGTGGGGTGGCTAGCTTTGGAGGCTATCTTTTCGAAAGAAATGTTCTTGCAATGTCATTTGCACCTAAGGATGAGCATGAAGCCCAAGTGCAGTTTGCACTTGAACGGGGAATTCCTGCCATATTAAATGTGATGGGTACCAAAAGGTTACCTTTTCCTGGTTCTGTCTTTGATCTTGTGCACTGTGCACGTTGCAGGGTACCCTGGCATGTCGAAG GTGGCAAACTTCTGTTAGAGCTCAACCGTGTCCTGCGACCTGGTGGTTACTTTGTTTGGTCTGCTACACCAGTTTATAGGAAGGGCCCTGAAGATGTTGGCATTTGGCAAG AAATGTCTCGGCTAACAAAGTCAATGTGCTGGGAACTGGTGGTTGTTAAAAAGGACAAGTTGAACAATGTTGGAGCTGCAATATATCGAAAGCCAACTTCCAATGATTGTTACAATAAAAGATCTAGAAATGCACCTCCACTTTGTGAAGAATCTGATGACCCCAATGCAGCCTG GGATGTACCCCTTCAGGCCTGCATGCACAAAGTGCCAGTAGATTCAACAAAGCGTGGTTCCCTTTGGCCTGCACAGTGGCCGGAACGGTTGGAGAAGCCACCATATTGGTTGAATTCTCAGGTTGGCGTTTATGGTAAAGCTGCTCAGAGTGATCTTACTGCAGACTACAGTCACTGGAAAAAAGTGGTCTCCCAGTCCTATTTGAGTGGGATGGGAATCGACTGGTCTTCTGTGAGAAATGTCATAGATATGAAAGCCGTTTATGGAGG GTTTGCTGCGGCCCTGAAAGACCTGAAAGTTTGGGTTATGAATGTAGTTCCAATCGACTCTCCCGATACACTTCCAATAATCTATGAACGTGGCTTGTTCGGAATGTATCATGATTGGTGTGAGTCATTTAATACATACCCTAGAACGTATGATGTTGTTCATGCTGATCATCTCTTCTCTAGTATCAAAAAGAG GTGCAAGTTGGTTGCAGTAATTGCTGAAGTTGATCGGATTCTGAGGCCAGAAGGAAAGCTGATCTTACGAGACAATCTTGAAACAATAAGCGAGGTGGAGAGCATGGCTAAATCACTACAATGGGAGATCCGAATGATATATTCCAAGGGCAACGAGGGATTGCTTTGTGTTCATAAGACATTTTGGCGTCCCACGGAAGAACCTATAAAGTTTGCTATTGTTTGA